A single Inediibacterium massiliense DNA region contains:
- a CDS encoding PP2C family protein-serine/threonine phosphatase, whose translation MNYNILIVDDVMLNRKLMRKVLSNTTGHFSFYDAENGQEAIDMLKKEDIDLVILDLMMPIKDGYEVLGEMKKQDRYKDIPVIVNSAITDMDSIKKTLELGATDYFTKPITPDQMEVIIPLKAINALKYYEQKKSLKKINKKIQEELKIATMLQKYLIKGTKNFTLIDTYINYTSCDEVGGDLYDYVELEDEFWFVVADIKGRGVAAAMVSTMVKALFNGIVKYGKDPNQVLEEMNRTFCNMTDDQIDLSFSAFIGVIKDNVLTYANAGHPYPIIIHSKDKECKLLKLNGRLMGIFDDIQYNKGQVSIQKDDVLLVYTDGLYNLEKKEQKNNNILDIDLDTEYVEINMEKEYVLEQYMDHLCNFEQEKEMTIGDFNLVYDYASENVDDLLNDPDLFMTKLLEKFQKQDKTNNVDDVTIMMMKKK comes from the coding sequence ATGAATTATAATATATTGATCGTAGACGATGTGATGTTAAATAGAAAGCTGATGAGGAAAGTATTATCCAATACGACAGGACATTTTTCTTTTTATGATGCGGAAAATGGACAAGAGGCTATTGATATGTTAAAGAAGGAAGACATTGATTTGGTTATTTTGGATTTAATGATGCCTATTAAAGATGGGTATGAAGTTTTAGGAGAAATGAAAAAACAAGATAGATATAAAGATATTCCTGTCATTGTAAATTCAGCTATTACAGATATGGATAGTATTAAAAAAACCTTAGAATTAGGAGCTACGGATTATTTTACAAAACCTATAACTCCAGATCAAATGGAAGTCATTATACCCTTAAAAGCCATCAATGCACTTAAATATTATGAGCAGAAAAAGTCTTTGAAAAAAATAAATAAAAAAATACAAGAAGAATTAAAAATTGCTACCATGCTACAAAAATATTTAATAAAAGGAACGAAAAATTTTACTCTAATAGATACATACATTAATTATACATCTTGTGATGAAGTGGGTGGAGATTTATATGATTATGTTGAATTAGAAGATGAATTTTGGTTTGTTGTTGCAGATATAAAGGGGCGTGGAGTAGCAGCTGCTATGGTATCTACTATGGTGAAAGCATTATTTAATGGTATTGTAAAATATGGAAAAGATCCAAATCAAGTTTTAGAGGAAATGAATAGGACCTTTTGTAATATGACAGATGATCAAATTGATTTATCTTTTTCAGCTTTTATAGGAGTGATTAAAGATAATGTACTAACCTATGCTAATGCAGGACATCCATATCCTATAATTATTCATTCAAAGGATAAAGAATGCAAACTATTGAAATTAAATGGTAGATTGATGGGAATCTTTGATGATATTCAATACAATAAGGGACAGGTATCCATCCAAAAGGATGATGTACTATTAGTTTATACAGATGGTCTATATAATTTAGAGAAAAAAGAACAAAAAAATAATAATATTCTAGATATAGATCTAGATACAGAATATGTAGAAATCAATATGGAGAAGGAATATGTATTAGAACAGTATATGGATCATTTATGTAATTTTGAACAAGAAAAAGAAATGACTATAGGAGATTTTAATCTTGTATATGATTATGCATCTGAAAATGTAGATGATTTACTTAATGATCCAGATTTATTTATGACAAAATTATTAGAAAAATTTCAAAAACAGGATAAAACAAATAATGTAGATGATGTTACGATTATGATGATGAAAAAGAAATAA
- a CDS encoding RNA 2'-phosphotransferase has product MWSLCATKENEEPPGVLYHGTARRFLESIIENGLLPRSRQYVHLSIDVDTALQVGKRHDNQPILLVINAKQAWGEGVKFYQGNDKVWLADFVPSKYISENESTKL; this is encoded by the coding sequence ATATGGTCACTCTGTGCCACAAAAGAGAATGAGGAGCCACCTGGGGTTCTGTACCATGGAACAGCTAGAAGATTTTTAGAATCAATAATAGAGAATGGACTACTACCAAGAAGCAGGCAATATGTTCATCTATCAATTGATGTTGATACAGCACTACAAGTAGGAAAGAGACATGATAACCAGCCTATACTTCTTGTAATCAATGCAAAACAAGCTTGGGGTGAAGGAGTAAAATTCTATCAAGGAAATGATAAGGTATGGTTAGCTGATTTTGTTCCTAGCAAATACATTAGTGAAAATGAATCAACAAAATTGTAA
- a CDS encoding cellulose biosynthesis cyclic di-GMP-binding regulatory protein BcsB, giving the protein MKKYFYKNTMIFIAICIFFISCISVGAQEQKQIQIIKNNEGLLEYTYNLQKDIELRGVLGESKWYFDVDEELEIQNFQFNLFTRLNQFIRKDISYMTIYMNDVPVYSGKLKEKDNELIKNWSIQIPKELIHKGYNELKLRTYSRISDLPCADDKNIANWVVIDKNTNYVMNYSIKEIHNAISDFPKPFIGKYEEESSGIGVIIPNEYTQQEMASALTLIAYMKEYKKGYDVKTTLLRSADAQGTDFESVIYIGNFHDIPENLKYMINNGKNIHTNHANIYRDNLTESKKPVLMIVSDHGESLINAVKSLNNQELKNQMNKRYVSTSPDFPTNIKGIKKDDRIDLKELGINGIEIKGINHQITNIGVHIPFNEVLADKANIHLKMSYSDNIDYEKSMVSIYVNGKPVGSKKLEKEKRELDEITVYIPKELRHSYYYDIQVAFDLIPSGIITCERYLHSVPWAYIKEDSNLFFPKQERSLLLLENLPSPFSKNDDIDTTTIVVGDDPSKEDIETAGKIAEMIGIGVKNNNGIIRMIKGSELKEKYYKDNLILWGTPYHNSAIKEVNKYLWFSYDPAYQRVLSNEKIDLLSDVGKNSTFIELKSSPYNKEKGLMTITSLNETSLIDAMIYFEDDKRGKLIGDAAIISQNGEVTSFRFQKEEKKPILESEPIKNQNLRQYVLFSGAVVILMCSSLILYLYKNKRK; this is encoded by the coding sequence ATGAAAAAATACTTTTATAAAAATACAATGATTTTTATAGCAATATGTATATTTTTTATAAGCTGTATATCTGTAGGGGCACAAGAACAAAAACAGATTCAAATTATAAAAAATAATGAAGGTTTATTAGAATACACTTATAATTTACAAAAGGATATAGAACTTAGGGGTGTTTTGGGAGAAAGCAAGTGGTATTTTGATGTAGATGAGGAACTTGAAATACAAAATTTTCAATTTAATTTATTTACAAGGCTGAATCAATTTATTAGAAAAGATATTTCTTATATGACTATTTATATGAATGATGTTCCAGTTTATTCTGGCAAGCTTAAGGAAAAAGATAATGAACTTATAAAAAACTGGTCTATTCAAATTCCAAAGGAGCTTATTCATAAAGGATATAATGAGTTAAAGTTGCGTACCTATTCTAGGATATCTGATTTACCTTGTGCAGATGATAAAAATATAGCAAATTGGGTAGTGATTGATAAAAATACAAATTATGTAATGAATTATAGTATAAAAGAAATTCACAACGCTATTTCTGATTTTCCGAAACCTTTCATAGGAAAATATGAAGAGGAGTCTAGTGGAATAGGAGTGATTATTCCCAATGAATATACACAACAAGAGATGGCTTCTGCTTTAACATTGATAGCTTATATGAAAGAATATAAAAAAGGATACGATGTAAAAACAACTTTGTTAAGAAGTGCAGATGCACAAGGGACAGATTTTGAAAGTGTCATTTATATAGGAAATTTTCATGACATACCAGAGAATTTGAAGTATATGATCAATAATGGGAAAAACATTCATACAAATCATGCAAATATCTATAGAGACAATTTAACAGAAAGTAAAAAACCTGTGTTGATGATTGTATCAGATCATGGAGAAAGTCTTATAAATGCTGTAAAATCATTAAACAATCAAGAATTAAAAAACCAAATGAATAAAAGATATGTATCCACCTCACCAGACTTTCCTACAAATATAAAAGGAATAAAGAAAGATGATAGAATTGATTTGAAAGAACTAGGAATAAATGGAATTGAAATCAAAGGAATCAATCATCAAATTACAAATATTGGGGTACATATTCCATTTAATGAAGTACTGGCAGATAAAGCAAATATTCATTTAAAAATGAGTTATTCAGATAATATTGATTATGAAAAATCCATGGTTTCTATATATGTAAATGGGAAACCTGTAGGAAGTAAAAAGTTAGAAAAAGAAAAAAGAGAATTAGATGAAATAACAGTATATATTCCTAAAGAGCTCCGTCATAGTTATTATTATGATATTCAAGTTGCATTTGATTTAATTCCTAGTGGAATAATCACTTGTGAAAGATATTTACATAGTGTTCCATGGGCATATATTAAAGAAGATTCTAATTTATTTTTTCCAAAGCAAGAAAGAAGTCTTTTATTATTGGAAAATTTACCAAGTCCTTTTTCTAAAAATGATGATATAGATACAACCACAATAGTGGTAGGAGATGATCCTTCCAAAGAAGATATAGAAACAGCAGGAAAGATAGCAGAAATGATAGGTATAGGTGTAAAAAATAATAATGGAATCATTAGAATGATAAAAGGATCTGAGTTGAAGGAAAAATATTATAAAGACAATTTAATTTTATGGGGTACACCTTATCATAATTCTGCTATAAAAGAGGTTAATAAATATTTATGGTTTTCATATGATCCTGCTTACCAAAGAGTGCTTTCAAATGAAAAAATAGATCTTTTATCAGATGTGGGGAAAAATTCTACATTTATAGAGTTAAAGTCTTCACCTTATAACAAAGAAAAGGGATTGATGACAATCACATCTTTGAATGAGACTTCTCTTATAGATGCTATGATTTACTTTGAAGATGATAAAAGGGGAAAATTAATAGGAGATGCAGCAATAATTAGTCAAAATGGAGAAGTGACTTCTTTTAGATTTCAAAAAGAAGAGAAAAAGCCTATATTAGAATCTGAACCTATAAAAAATCAAAATCTTCGTCAATATGTATTATTTTCAGGAGCAGTTGTAATACTTATGTGTAGTTCACTCATTTTGTATTTGTATAAAAATAAGAGAAAGTAA
- a CDS encoding glycosyl hydrolase family 8 encodes MSLNHKKIFWVGLLFILLSYFLFTIPKNPSFFDHTYDTKQKDIIPKPEDKALSFLIKKMSGPEFSIYTNYTNEESHNKIIPTGKDILSESQGLFLLYLFNRNNQNDFDTCLKWTHNHLYLDEGIFSWVQRKSSQKEHVNALIDDMRILRSIILASEKWGDSYLPYAKCISKSILTYNAKGNDLIDFYDIHNKSKGNILTLSYIDLYTMKKSISLHSKWKDFYDTSYEILTKGKMNNTGLYQYQYNIHEKKYMTPDSISLIQSVYSMLHLAEAGSIDKEGINWLWKEYKKYGVLYADYSSISLQPISQTESTALYALTARLFHLAGKNNQSQIFLKECEKFQVKDHNSPICGSFGNPKNNQVYSFDNLQYLLSSSTIYKNATKE; translated from the coding sequence ATGTCTCTTAATCATAAAAAAATATTTTGGGTTGGATTACTTTTTATTTTACTTAGTTATTTTTTATTTACTATTCCTAAAAATCCATCTTTTTTTGATCATACTTATGATACAAAACAAAAAGATATCATTCCAAAACCTGAAGATAAAGCTTTGTCATTTTTAATTAAAAAAATGTCTGGACCTGAATTTTCTATATACACAAACTATACAAATGAAGAAAGTCATAACAAAATCATTCCTACTGGAAAAGATATATTATCTGAATCTCAAGGATTATTTTTATTATATTTATTCAATAGAAATAATCAAAATGATTTTGACACCTGTCTTAAATGGACACATAATCATTTGTATCTTGATGAAGGCATATTTTCTTGGGTTCAACGAAAATCTTCTCAAAAAGAACATGTCAATGCACTCATTGATGATATGCGTATTTTAAGATCTATTATATTGGCATCAGAAAAATGGGGAGATTCTTATTTGCCTTATGCCAAATGTATTTCTAAAAGCATTTTAACCTACAATGCTAAAGGAAACGACCTTATAGATTTTTATGATATCCATAACAAGTCTAAAGGAAATATTCTCACTTTATCTTACATAGATTTATACACTATGAAAAAATCTATATCCCTTCATTCTAAATGGAAAGATTTTTATGATACTTCTTATGAAATTTTAACAAAAGGAAAAATGAACAATACAGGGCTTTATCAATATCAATATAATATCCATGAAAAAAAATATATGACTCCTGATTCTATCAGTTTAATACAATCTGTATATTCAATGCTTCATCTAGCAGAAGCAGGGTCTATAGATAAAGAAGGGATCAATTGGTTATGGAAAGAATACAAAAAGTATGGAGTATTATATGCTGATTATTCCTCTATCAGTTTACAGCCTATCTCTCAGACAGAATCTACAGCACTTTATGCTTTGACTGCAAGGTTATTTCATTTAGCAGGTAAAAACAATCAATCTCAAATATTTTTAAAAGAGTGTGAAAAATTCCAAGTAAAAGATCATAACTCTCCTATTTGTGGAAGCTTTGGCAATCCTAAAAACAATCAAGTATACTCTTTTGACAACTTACAATATCTTTTGTCTTCCTCTACTATTTATAAAAATGCTACAAAAGAATAG
- a CDS encoding ATP-binding response regulator: MINNINQPIYSLEEKSKKGVFHIKTQCIRNVSHEIRTPMNAIIGFAQMLGNSPLNEEQREYVEIIKTSAQSLLKVIDDIVDISKIQQGNLKLEETYFHTIELIESTIKPFSIEAKRKGIEIGLFIQSDIPCIVKGDPIRLKQIIYNLVNNAVKFTEQGEVYVDVSLKDEKEDMVYIKFKIEDTGIGISNKIMDKLFEPFAQEDESSTRRFGGNGLGLFICKELTEMMNGSIEVESTEGKGSKFECTVPFYKYIDEDISDHKEYVLLQNKRILIVDHHTRNSEIAKIYLEEAGCIVEEVYSITEALNKLISNNDMHCIYDVVLMDDQIAHMHEYNVLSVLKALSFTKNIHTVLASSIPVGVDIQDEFAGYVTKPYRRSELLETVSKVIDTI; encoded by the coding sequence ATGATTAATAATATAAATCAACCTATCTATTCATTAGAAGAAAAAAGTAAAAAAGGTGTTTTTCACATTAAAACACAATGTATTCGTAATGTATCTCATGAAATCAGAACACCTATGAATGCAATTATTGGTTTTGCTCAAATGTTAGGAAATTCACCTTTAAATGAAGAACAAAGGGAATATGTTGAAATTATAAAAACATCTGCACAAAGTTTATTAAAAGTCATTGATGACATTGTAGATATTTCTAAAATTCAACAAGGAAACCTAAAATTAGAAGAAACTTATTTTCATACGATTGAATTAATAGAATCTACAATAAAACCTTTTTCTATAGAAGCAAAAAGAAAGGGAATTGAAATAGGCTTATTTATTCAATCAGATATACCATGTATTGTAAAAGGAGATCCTATAAGGCTTAAACAGATCATTTATAATCTTGTGAATAATGCTGTGAAATTTACAGAACAAGGAGAGGTATATGTAGATGTGAGTTTAAAAGATGAAAAAGAGGACATGGTATATATCAAATTTAAAATTGAAGATACTGGCATTGGTATTTCTAATAAAATTATGGATAAATTATTTGAACCTTTTGCCCAAGAAGATGAATCTTCTACACGAAGATTTGGGGGCAATGGATTAGGTCTTTTTATATGTAAAGAATTAACAGAAATGATGAATGGAAGCATTGAGGTAGAAAGTACAGAAGGTAAGGGTTCAAAGTTTGAATGTACTGTACCTTTTTATAAGTATATAGATGAAGATATATCAGATCATAAAGAGTATGTATTGCTTCAAAATAAAAGAATACTCATTGTAGATCATCATACTAGAAATAGTGAAATTGCTAAAATATATTTAGAAGAAGCAGGTTGTATTGTAGAAGAAGTGTATAGTATCACAGAGGCTTTAAACAAATTGATTTCTAATAATGATATGCATTGTATCTACGATGTAGTTTTGATGGATGATCAAATAGCTCATATGCATGAATATAATGTTTTGTCTGTATTGAAAGCACTATCTTTTACTAAAAATATCCACACGGTTTTGGCAAGCTCTATTCCAGTAGGAGTAGATATTCAAGATGAATTTGCAGGTTATGTGACAAAACCCTATAGAAGAAGTGAGCTGCTAGAAACTGTTTCAAAAGTAATCGATACTATATAA
- a CDS encoding RNA 2'-phosphotransferase has product MISINYLELSKEISYALRHAPWEYELELDENGWVDVEQFLTSLREDNRGSNVTEADLMKVQRKSVMKYYQEGLELYMVTLCHKRE; this is encoded by the coding sequence ATGATTTCAATAAACTATTTGGAATTAAGTAAAGAGATATCATATGCACTACGACATGCACCATGGGAATATGAATTGGAACTTGATGAGAATGGATGGGTAGATGTTGAACAATTCCTAACTTCATTAAGGGAAGATAATCGAGGGAGTAATGTAACGGAAGCAGATTTGATGAAGGTTCAGAGAAAAAGCGTCATGAAATACTATCAGGAAGGATTAGAGCTCTATATGGTCACTCTGTGCCACAAAAGAGAATGA
- a CDS encoding DUF2334 domain-containing protein, which yields MFLFTSIGVCYETDPSRMIIIYKNLYLYGQEKSPILSEYIQLKSCEKNVLLVQANQYKEVSIHQGDQLYIKKSEFSKEEFGKITNYFKEKGVFIKENILDDHQLENSSIWIMIDKVYPFSDLNELMKVAKNLHDKGIRFICTIMPVYENYQFESYDKFIEVLKYVEKQGGSFFIHYPIFHEEGTYNLDPRDGFERAVKEYRNRGIQIIGVRMSEDQLFSNIQVFQGLQLPFIMITERQTKVNSSLDLLKISKKLNPYIFIKGQDIREFDIFSYKNKKQNQCMYVDVNDNIQELNRFLKVLYVQELWVEDFEIKAFDDQLKKFNSLNEEKVVDDKSDQTLLEKFKAEEMKKIQGQNLNKEKNIKGYDLSKFVKLGIIIASLMIVVLFIQIFIGRRFDMKKFFKK from the coding sequence ATGTTTTTATTTACTTCAATAGGGGTATGTTATGAAACAGACCCATCAAGGATGATTATTATCTATAAAAATTTATATCTTTATGGACAAGAGAAGAGTCCTATACTTTCAGAATATATACAGTTGAAATCTTGTGAAAAAAATGTTTTATTGGTTCAAGCCAATCAATACAAAGAGGTAAGCATACACCAAGGAGATCAACTTTATATCAAAAAATCAGAATTTTCAAAAGAAGAATTTGGAAAAATTACAAATTATTTCAAAGAAAAAGGTGTTTTTATCAAAGAAAACATCTTAGATGATCATCAATTAGAAAATAGTAGTATATGGATTATGATTGATAAGGTATATCCATTTTCAGATTTAAATGAGTTGATGAAGGTAGCAAAAAATTTACATGATAAAGGAATTCGATTTATTTGCACGATTATGCCTGTTTATGAAAATTATCAATTTGAATCATATGATAAATTTATTGAAGTCTTAAAGTATGTTGAAAAACAAGGAGGTAGCTTTTTTATTCATTATCCTATTTTTCATGAAGAAGGAACTTATAACTTAGATCCTAGAGATGGATTTGAAAGAGCAGTAAAAGAGTATAGAAACAGAGGAATACAAATCATAGGAGTACGAATGAGTGAAGATCAGTTATTTTCCAATATACAGGTATTTCAAGGCCTGCAGTTACCTTTTATAATGATAACAGAGCGACAAACAAAAGTAAACAGCAGCTTGGATTTGCTAAAAATATCAAAGAAACTCAATCCATATATATTTATAAAGGGACAAGATATAAGAGAATTTGATATCTTTTCTTATAAAAATAAAAAGCAAAATCAATGTATGTATGTAGATGTGAATGACAATATCCAAGAACTTAATAGATTTTTAAAGGTTTTATATGTACAAGAGTTATGGGTTGAAGATTTTGAAATAAAGGCGTTTGATGATCAATTGAAGAAATTTAATTCTTTGAATGAAGAAAAGGTTGTAGACGATAAAAGTGATCAAACACTTCTTGAAAAATTTAAAGCAGAAGAAATGAAAAAAATACAAGGACAAAATTTAAATAAAGAAAAGAATATCAAAGGATATGATTTATCAAAATTTGTAAAGTTGGGTATCATAATAGCTTCTTTAATGATTGTTGTATTATTCATTCAAATATTCATAGGGAGAAGATTTGATATGAAGAAATTTTTTAAAAAATAA
- a CDS encoding glycosyltransferase family 2 protein, translating into MLQNIYDYLLVGSLFAIWIVILVNMVLVTSGFVHYLKHYQYKKERVLCEYPFVSILVPAHNEGKVIKKTVQSLLNLDYPHDRYEIIIINDNSNDNSADILTRIQEKNLDRLLTIIHTDNQIGGKGKSNALNIGLNQSKGEFIAIYDADNTPEKNALKELVYDITKDHKAGAVIGKFRCRNKNRNLLTRFINLEGIYFQWMAQAGRWQLFKLCTIPGTNFIIRRSILEEIGGWDTKAITEDTEISFRIYKMGYYIRFCPYSTSWEQEPETISVWLKQRKRWVKGNYYVMFKNFKYLFDRQAGPIRFDLLYFLSIYIFFFAAAVISDFIFILSLGGFIQTYIVGYSMLLWFMAYILFVLSVQISSSIEKGELNFLNFFVVLIMYFTYCKLWTFVALIGLISFIKDLLFSRETKWYKTERF; encoded by the coding sequence ATGCTTCAAAATATATATGATTATTTATTAGTAGGATCTCTTTTTGCAATATGGATTGTTATTCTTGTGAATATGGTTTTGGTAACTAGTGGATTTGTACATTATTTAAAGCATTATCAGTATAAGAAGGAAAGAGTCCTTTGTGAATATCCTTTTGTATCTATATTGGTTCCAGCTCATAATGAAGGAAAGGTTATCAAAAAAACAGTTCAGTCTCTTTTGAATTTAGACTATCCTCATGATCGATATGAGATCATTATTATCAATGATAATTCTAATGATAATTCTGCCGATATTTTGACAAGGATTCAAGAAAAAAATTTGGACAGATTGTTGACCATTATCCATACAGACAATCAAATAGGAGGAAAAGGAAAGTCTAATGCACTCAATATAGGATTGAATCAAAGCAAGGGAGAATTTATTGCTATTTATGATGCAGATAATACTCCAGAAAAAAATGCGCTTAAAGAATTGGTATATGATATTACAAAAGATCATAAGGCTGGAGCTGTTATTGGAAAATTTAGATGTAGAAATAAGAATAGAAATTTATTAACAAGATTTATTAATTTAGAGGGAATTTATTTTCAGTGGATGGCTCAAGCTGGAAGATGGCAGTTATTTAAACTTTGTACCATACCAGGAACAAATTTTATCATTAGAAGAAGTATTTTAGAAGAAATAGGAGGATGGGATACAAAGGCTATTACAGAGGATACAGAAATTAGCTTTAGGATATATAAAATGGGATATTATATAAGATTTTGTCCGTATTCTACTTCATGGGAACAAGAGCCTGAAACTATATCTGTTTGGTTAAAGCAAAGGAAAAGATGGGTCAAGGGAAATTATTATGTAATGTTTAAAAACTTCAAATATTTATTTGATAGACAGGCAGGACCTATAAGATTTGACTTGTTGTATTTTTTATCTATTTATATTTTTTTCTTTGCAGCAGCAGTCATTTCAGATTTTATATTTATTTTAAGCCTAGGTGGCTTTATTCAAACTTATATTGTTGGATATAGTATGTTGTTATGGTTTATGGCTTATATTCTTTTTGTATTATCTGTACAAATTTCAAGTTCCATTGAAAAAGGAGAATTAAATTTTTTAAACTTTTTTGTGGTCTTGATCATGTATTTTACCTATTGTAAATTATGGACATTTGTTGCTTTAATAGGATTGATAAGCTTTATTAAAGATTTATTATTCAGTCGAGAAACAAAATGGTACAAAACAGAACGATTTTAA
- a CDS encoding IS110 family transposase, which yields MKLFVGIDVSSEKLDTCFLTSEDQILLEVSLPNNVVGASKIKEHISHFADLIRYDRIIIGMEATSIYSFHPSTFLSEDSELKSLGVEVVVMNPKAIHRFKGLFEEDKTDKIDAYRIADFLRFDRFNTSLIKEEQYMALQRLTRSRYQLIGQLTEMKQHFLENIYYKCNTLTKEIDTSVFGATMMDLVTDSMTLEDIANMSLEDLAAILQEKGRGRFSNPEKLAKSLSKAIRDSYRLGKVMQNSVDVILASYAMMIKTIKKQIKELDKAIQQLFEILPESKSLLSIPGIGPVYAAGIIAEIGQIQRFENEAKIAKYAGLYWKRKQSGNFESERTTMTKTGNHYLRYYLIEAANSLMRNEPVYREYYLKKYHEVPKHQHKRALVLTARKFVRMVDVLLRNHQLYTPERSV from the coding sequence ATGAAATTATTTGTTGGTATTGATGTTAGTTCTGAAAAACTTGATACTTGTTTTCTCACCAGTGAAGATCAAATTTTACTAGAAGTTTCTCTACCCAATAATGTTGTTGGTGCTAGTAAAATCAAAGAACATATTAGCCATTTCGCTGATCTAATTCGGTATGATCGTATTATAATCGGTATGGAAGCAACTTCTATTTACAGCTTTCATCCTTCAACTTTCCTATCAGAAGACTCTGAGCTTAAGTCTTTAGGAGTCGAAGTTGTTGTTATGAATCCTAAGGCTATACATCGGTTTAAAGGCCTATTTGAAGAAGATAAAACCGATAAAATAGATGCTTATCGTATTGCTGACTTTCTTCGCTTTGATCGTTTCAATACTTCCTTGATTAAAGAAGAGCAATATATGGCTTTACAAAGATTAACTAGATCACGTTACCAGCTCATTGGTCAATTGACTGAAATGAAGCAACATTTTTTAGAAAATATTTATTACAAGTGTAATACCCTCACTAAAGAAATTGATACATCTGTCTTTGGTGCAACCATGATGGACTTAGTAACCGACTCTATGACTCTTGAAGACATCGCCAATATGTCTTTAGAGGATTTAGCTGCTATTTTACAAGAAAAAGGCCGTGGTCGATTTAGCAATCCTGAAAAGCTTGCGAAATCACTTTCAAAAGCCATTAGAGACTCTTATCGACTAGGAAAAGTCATGCAGAATTCAGTCGATGTTATTTTGGCTTCATATGCTATGATGATTAAAACCATAAAAAAACAGATCAAAGAACTTGATAAAGCAATTCAGCAATTATTTGAAATTTTACCTGAATCCAAATCATTGCTTAGCATTCCAGGCATTGGACCTGTTTATGCTGCTGGCATAATAGCCGAAATTGGTCAAATTCAACGCTTCGAAAATGAAGCCAAAATTGCCAAATATGCAGGTCTTTACTGGAAGCGAAAACAATCTGGTAATTTTGAATCTGAAAGAACTACAATGACTAAAACGGGAAATCATTACCTTCGCTATTACTTGATTGAAGCTGCCAATTCACTTATGCGAAATGAACCCGTTTATAGAGAATACTATCTCAAGAAATATCATGAAGTTCCTAAGCATCAACATAAAAGAGCTCTCGTCCTTACTGCAAGAAAATTTGTGCGCATGGTGGATGTGCTGCTACGCAATCACCAACTTTATACACCAGAAAGGAGTGTATAA
- a CDS encoding transposase — protein MSEKTNKYMPYPEEQKEALIKRMLPPENKSIAELSRETGINGSTLNNWKRKAQKNAGLTENNNKNFSSQQKFLIVIETYTMNEAELAAYCRSNGL, from the coding sequence ATGAGTGAAAAAACAAACAAATATATGCCTTATCCGGAGGAACAAAAAGAAGCACTTATTAAAAGAATGTTGCCACCAGAAAATAAATCTATAGCTGAGTTGTCTCGAGAAACAGGGATTAATGGATCTACACTTAATAATTGGAAACGAAAAGCACAGAAAAACGCAGGTCTAACTGAAAATAACAATAAAAATTTTTCATCACAGCAAAAATTTTTAATCGTCATTGAAACTTACACAATGAATGAAGCGGAGCTTGCTGCCTACTGTAGATCAAATGGGCTATAA